One window of Cucurbita pepo subsp. pepo cultivar mu-cu-16 chromosome LG19, ASM280686v2, whole genome shotgun sequence genomic DNA carries:
- the LOC111781457 gene encoding protein DA1-related 1-like — MKWTINIDTTSGDMEEADQVEVDYVKALSLSQMEFENEQDLIIERKIKETLNAQTEEDEQLANAMQLSLVMASSKAVSSAFKIVCAGCNNEISRRENHFDCNGVVWHVKCLQCHACTQLIKDDQFYMVENRPYHTSCPRNKSHLKCYVCNDFIPYIGKEVEYGEHPFWAQKYCPSHEDDGTSKCASCERLEPKGGEYILLQDGRSLCVECSSFMIMDTNECQPLFREIQEYFTSLDMKLDQKIPLLLVEREALNEAMKGERNGHHHLSETRGLCVSEEQIIPVIHKRKHTGRNSTLNTQPFRLVRSCEVNAILILYGLPRLLTGSILAHEMMHAWLRLQGYPNLKPEIEEGICQVLAHMWLKSKINMGSEAAMIASSSSTRQPPRSNKHKQLSKIEQKLGECFVRQIELDNSEAYGDGFRVGEQAVSQYGLKETLHHIKRTRNFPF; from the exons ATGAAGTGGACAATCAATATCGATACGACCTCA GGTGACATGGAAGAAGCTGATCAAGTGGAAGTTGATTATGTTAAGGCATTATCACTCTCACAAatggaatttgaaaatgaacaaGATTTGATCATTG AGAGAAAGATAAAGGAAACCCTCAATGCCCAAACTGAAGAGGATGAGCAGCTTGCCAATGCAATGCAACTAAGCTTAGTCATGGCGTCTTCTAAAGCTGTTTCTTCTGCATTCAA GATTGTCTGTGCTGGATGCAACAATGAGATAAGTCGACGCGAAAATCATTTTGATTGTAATGGTGTTGTTTGGCATGTTAAATGTCTCCAATGCCATGCTTGCACACAACTGATCAAAGATGACCAG TTCTATATGGTCGAAAATCGACCTTACCACACATCTTGCCCTAGGAATAAGAGTCATCTCAAATGCTATGTATGCAATGACTTT ATCCCATATATTGGTAAGGAGGTCGAATATGGAGAGCATCCTTTTTGGGCACAAAAGTACTGCCCGTCCCATGAAGATGATGGAACTTCCAAATGTGCTAGCTGTGAAAGGTTGGAG CCAAAAGGAGGGGAGTACATTTTACTCCAAGATGGCAGAAGTTTGTGTGTAGAGTGTTCCAGCTTCATGATCATGGACACCAACGAGTGTCAACCTCTTTTCCGTGAGATACAAGAGTATTTCACAAGTTTAGACATGAAACTGGACCAAAAAATTCCATTGTTGTTGGTCGAAAGGGAAGCATTGAATGAGGCCATGAAAGGGGAAAGGAAT GGACACCACCATTTATCCGAAACTCGAGGACTCTGCGTGTCAGAAGAGCAAATCATTCCCGTT ATTCATAAGAGGAAACATACGGGAAGAAATTCAACCTTGAACACACAGCCTTTCAGACTTGTTCGTAGTTGTGAAGTTAATGCTATACTCATTCTATATGGTCTTCCCAG GCTATTGACAGGATCCATTCTAGCACATGAGATGATGCATGCATGGCTTAGACTTCAAGGCTATCCCAATTTAAAACCCGAAATCGAAGAAGGAATCTGCCAAGTCCTCGCTCACATGTGGCTGAAATCCAAGATCAATATGGGATCTGAAGCAGCCATGATTGCTAGCTCGTCTTCTACCCGACAACCTCCACGTTCAAACAAGCACAAGCAGCTGAGTAAAATCGAGCAGAAACTCGGCGAATGCTTCGTTCGCCAAATCGAGCTGGATAACTCCGAAGCTTATGGAGATGGGTTCAGGGTGGGAGAACAGGCTGTTTCTCAGTATGGCTTAAAGGAGACTCTTCATCACATCAAACGCACTCGaaactttccattttaa
- the LOC111781456 gene encoding lysM domain receptor-like kinase 4 — translation MGSFKFHFFIASLFCFFSLIASQQPYTGPTTADCDIPHNSTGNLGYFCNTPNRSCQSFLTFRSRSPFNSVSSISALLGSDPSEISRVNSVDASATFPPEKFVLVPTPCSCSGQFLQANVSFTTQRGDTYLEIANDTLQGLSTCQSLIAQNPNLNATSIKGGERIRVPLRCACPTKNQTDMGFNYLLSYLILFDDIISGIAERFESFGADIGTILAANELGEESNINPFTTLLIPLKTEPSSSGMKEPSSLPPPPPPPSPATPPPPSSKKTWVYVVVAVVGGVVLAAAIGGVVFFVCVRKKKKTEYSATEIDSFTSYEKPSEKKMDGESSSITLESISSIAQSVKVYSFKELQAATDNFNSTHLIKGSVYHGTINGDSAAIKKMNGDVSKQVNLLNKTNHSNLIRLSGVCFDEGHWYLVYEYAAKGPLSDWIVSNGSSNDKFLSWTQRIQIAVDVATGLNYLHSFTNPPHVHKDLKMDNILLDSDFRGKISNFSLARSAGWEEGEFTLTMHIVGTRGYMAPEYLENGLVSTKLDVYSFGVLMIEMLTGKEVSELYREENLQLGDVLKKVLDEEDGKEYLSHLMDSSLEGNVSIELAILVMSIIDKCLNKDPSQRPSMDEIVQSLCRILSSSVSWELSNTCVRQPNSEQN, via the coding sequence atggGTTCCTTCAAATTCCATTTCTTCATCGCCTCTCTGTTTTGCTTCTTCTCTTTAATTGCTTCTCAGCAACCCTACACCGGACCGACCACCGCCGATTGTGACATCCCCCACAATTCCACCGGAAATTTGGGTTACTTCTGCAACACCCCCAATCGGAGCTGCCAATCCTTCCTCACCTTCAGATCTCGCTCTCCGTTTAACTCTGTTTCTTCCATCTCTGCTCTGTTGGGTTCCGACCCATCGGAGATTTCTCGGGTCAATTCCGTCGACGCTTCCGCCACTTTCCCGCCGGAGAAATTCGTGCTTGTTCCAACCCCTTGTTCCTGTTCCGGTCAGTTTCTTCAGGCTAATGTTTCTTTTACAACACAACGGGGAGATACTTATTTAGAGATTGCCAATGATACCCTGCAAGGCCTCTCGACTTGCCAATCTCTTATAGCTCAGAACCCAAATCTTAATGCCACGAGTATAAAAGGTGGGGAAAGGATTCGTGTTCCTCTTAGATGTGCTTGTCCGACCAAGAATCAAACCGATATGGGTTTCAATTACCTTCTGAGTTACTTAATTTTATTCGATGATATTATTTCTGGAATCGCTGAAAGATTTGAATCATTTGGTGCGGATATTGGGACTATTCTTGCAGCCAACGAGCTTGGAGAAGAATCCAACATCAACCCTTTTACGACCCTTTTAATTCCCCTTAAAACTGAGCCGTCGAGCTCTGGAATGAAAGAGCCTTCGTCgttgccgccgccgccaccgccgccatCTCCAGCCACTCCACCACCTCCAAGCTCCAAAAAAACATGGGTTTATGTCGTGGTCGCCGTTGTAGGAGGTGTTGTTTTAGCAGCTGCAATTGGGGGTGTCGTTTTCTTTGTGTgtgtgaggaaaaagaagaaaactgaGTATTCAGCTACTGAAATTGATAGCTTTACATCATATGAGAAGCCatcagagaaaaaaatggatgGAGAATCATCTTCTATCACATTGGAGAGTATTTCCAGCATTGCTCAATCTGTCAAAGTCTACAGTTTCAAAGAACTACAAGCTGCAACTGATAATTTCAATTCAACCCATTTGATCAAAGGATCTGTTTATCATGGCACAATCAATGGAGACTCAGCAGCTATTAAGAAGATGAACGGAGACGTATCGAAACAAGTCAATTTACTTAACAAGACGAACCATTCGAACCTGATTCGTCTTTCGGGAGTCTGTTTCGACGAAGGGCATTGGTATCTTGTTTATGAATATGCTGCTAAAGGTCCCTTGAGTGATTGGATTGTTTCAAATGGTAGTAGCAATGACAAGTTCTTGAGCTGGACGCAGAGGATACAGATCGCTGTGGATGTCGCGACGGGGCTTAATTATCTCCATAGTTTCACGAATCCGCCTCATGTTCATAAGGATTTGAAGATGGATAACATACTTCTTGACAGTGATTTCCGAGGTAAGATCTCGAACTTCAGCCTAGCAAGATCAGCGGGATGGGAAGAAGGCGAGTTTACACTGACAATGCACATCGTTGGAACGAGAGGTTACATGGCTCCTGAGTATCTCGAGAACGGTTTGGTGTCTACAAAGCTCGATGTTTATTCATTTGGTGTTTTGATGATTGAAATGCTCACTGGGAAAGAGGTATCAGAGTTGTACAGAGAGGAGAATTTGCAATTGGGTGATGTTCTTAAGAAGGTGCTTGATGAGGAAGATGGGAAGGAGTATTTAAGCCATTTGATGGATTCTTCATTAGAAGGTAACGTTTCGATCGAGCTTGCTATTCTCGTGATGAGTATCATCGATAAGTGCTTGAACAAAGATCCATCTCAACGCCCATCGATGGACGAGATAGTTCAATCTCTTTGTAGAATTTTAAGCAGTTCTGTATCATGGGAATTGTCGAACACTTGTGTGAGACAGCCAAATTCAGAACAAAACTGA
- the LOC111781787 gene encoding elongation of fatty acids protein 3-like: MKAGIMPITDLTYWLSEHPSIVGFRWSHTHSWGSTWSFLFSSIVFYLAFSIAIHLFLSLLLRPGRPVPLGPIPAIHCLSMALISTLISAGILLSSAAEIRDTRWFWRRSKTPLQWLLCFPLGTRPSGRVFFWSYIYYLSRFFHMFRTIFTILRRRELSFFQLFNHSISTFMSFLWLEFSQSFQVLAILSTSLLYAVVYGYRFWTAIGLRRACFPFVMNCQIALLGCNLACHVGVLMLHFMKGGCNGIGAWGFNSVLNGAILLLFLNFYLKIHVGKTKSCVKIMKQQPCSGNLEGENLKEKNQ; the protein is encoded by the coding sequence ATGAAGGCCGGAATCATGCCGATCACCGATTTAACCTACTGGCTCTCTGAGCACCCCTCGATCGTCGGATTCCGGTGGAGCCATACCCATTCATGGGGTTCCACTTGGTCCTTCCTCTTTTCCTCTATCGTCTTTTACCTCGCCTTCTCCATCGCCATCCATCTCTTCCTCAGCCTCCTCCTCCGTCCCGGCCGCCCCGTACCTCTCGGCCCCATTCCGGCCATTCATTGTCTCTCCATGGCCCTCATCTCCACTCTAATCTCCGCAGGTATCCTCCTCTCCTCCGCTGCTGAGATCCGCGACACACGGTGGTTCTGGCGGCGCTCCAAAACTCCCCTCCAATGGCTCCTCTGTTTCCCTCTAGGCACTCGCCCTTCCGGCCGCGTTTTCTTCTGGTCCTACATCTACTATTTGTCTCGATTCTTCCATATGTTCCGTACCATTTTCACCATTCTTCGCCGTCGCGAGCTCTCCTTCTTCCAGCTCTTCAACCACTCGATTTCAACGTTTATGTCGTTCCTCTGGCTTGAATTTTCACAGTCTTTTCAGGTTCTGGCGATTCTCTCGACGTCGCTCCTATACGCAGTGGTTTACGGGTACAGATTTTGGACGGCGATCGGATTGCGAAGGGCGTGTTTCCCTTTTGTTATGAACTGTCAAATTGCGTTGTTGGGTTGCAATCTGGCGTGCCATGTGGGTGTGTTGATGCTGCATTTTATGAAAGGGGGGTGCAATGGAATCGGAGCTTGGGGTTTCAATTCGGTGCTGAATGGAGCCATTTTGCTGCTGTTCTTGAATTTCTATCTCAAAATTCATGTGGGGAAGACGAAGAGTTGTGTGAAGATCATGAAACAGCAGCCCTGTTCTGGGAATTTGGAGGGTGAGaatttgaaagagaagaatcAATGA
- the LOC111781112 gene encoding E3 ubiquitin-protein ligase RNF185: MASEFGESTSVPNQNPSSSSNNDIGDFECNICFELAQDPIITLCGHLFCWPCLYRWLHYHSQCQECPVCKALIEQEKLIPLYGRGKVPSDPRLKRYSGMDVPSRPAGQRPQTAPPPVANDFANYGFGFTGGFMPMSTARIGNFTLATAFGGLIPSLFNIQFHGFPDATVYGTTSGYPPYAFNTFHGGHGHHFQQPTSQGQHADNVLKNLLLLVGVFVILALLWW, translated from the coding sequence ATGGCGAGCGAATTTGGAGAATCAACAAGCGTGCCAAATCAAAACCCCTCTTCGTCCAGTAACAATGATATTGGCGATTTCGAATGCAATATTTGTTTCGAGTTAGCTCAAGATCCAATTATCACTCTCTGTGGCCATCTCTTTTGCTGGCCTTGTCTGTATAGATGGTTGCACTATCACTCACAATGTCAAGAATGTCCTGTTTGTAAGGCTCTTATTGAGCAGGAGAAATTGATTCCTCTTTATGGTAGGGGAAAGGTACCATCTGACCCGAGATTGAAGAGGTATTCTGGTATGGATGTTCCGAGTCGCCCTGCTGGTCAAAGGCCTCAAACAGCACCTCCCCCTGTTGCTAATGACTTTGCAAACTATGGGTTTGGATTCACTGGTGGCTTTATGCCAATGTCAACAGCAAGGATTGGCAACTTCACCTTGGCGACTGCTTTTGGTGGTCTGATCCCATCTTTATTCAATATCCAGTTTCATGGATTTCCTGATGCTACAGTTTATGGGACTACTTCTGGTTACCCCCCCTATGCATTCAACACATTCCATGGGGGTCATGGCCACCATTTTCAGCAACCGACGAGTCAAGGTCAGCATGCTGATAATGTACTGAAAAACCTCCTTTTACTCGTTGGTGTCTTTGTGATTCTTGCCTTGCTTTGGTGGTAG
- the LOC111781114 gene encoding probable galacturonosyltransferase-like 1, with protein sequence MPRPPPPSTYHRCTYLLLLFALSSAAAAAALKFKEAPEFYNSPTCTSIDPHSDDDLCSDQAVHVAMTLDAAYLRGSMAAILSVLQHSSCPQNIFFHFVSSASTDTAALRLTIATSFPYLKFHVYPFDVAAVAGLISTSIRSALDSPLNYARNYLALLIPHCVQRVVYLDSDLILVDDIAKLAAIPLGETAVLAAPEYCNANFTSYFTPTFWSNPSLSLTFAGRNACYFNTGVMVIDLQRWRDGDYTAKIIEWMELQKRIRIYELGSLPPFLLVFAGFIAPVDHRWNQHGLGGDNFRGLCRNLHPGPVSLLHWSGKGKPWVRLDSNRPCPLDVLWAPYDLLRTPFALES encoded by the coding sequence ATGCCTCGCCCTCCACCGCCGTCTACATATCACCGGTGTACctacctcctcctcctctttgCTCTCtcttccgccgccgccgccgccgccttgAAGTTCAAAGAAGCGCCTGAATTCTACAACTCCCCCACTTGCACCTCCATTGATCCTCACTCTGATGACGACCTCTGCTCCGATCAGGCCGTCCATGTGGCGATGACCCTCGACGCCGCCTATCTCCGGGGCTCAATGGCGGCGattctctctgttcttcaaCATTCCTCTTGCCCACAGAACATCTTCTTCCATTTCGTCTCCTCTGCTTCCACCGACACCGCCGCTCTCCGATTGACTATCGCTACTTCTTTCCCTTACCTCAAATTCCATGTTTACCCATTTGATGTCGCCGCCGTCGCCGGATTAATATCCACTTCAATCCGCTCCGCCCTCGATTCTCCACTCAATTACGCTCGCAACTACTTGGCTTTGCTGATTCCCCACTGTGTCCAACGCGTTGTTTATTTGGACTCCGATTTGATCCTCGTCGATGATATTGCCAAACTCGCTGCTATCCCACTTGGGGAAACCGCCGTCCTCGCCGCGCCGGAGTATTGCAACGCCAATTTCACCTCCTATTTCACCCCCACTTTCTGGTCCAACCCCTCTCTGTCCCTCACCTTCGCCGGAAGAAACGCCTGTTACTTCAACACTGGGGTTATGGTCATTGATCTCCAACGCTGGCGCGACGGCGATTACACCGCCAAGATCATTGAATGGATGGAGCTCCAGAAACGAATTCGGATCTACGAACTCGGCTCTCTCCCACCGTTCCTCCTCGTTTTTGCCGGCTTCATTGCCCCAGTCGACCACCGATGGAACCAACATGGCCTCGGCGGCGACAATTTCCGAGGACTCTGCAGGAATCTGCACCCTGGTCCGGTGAGTCTCTTGCATTGGAGTGGAAAAGGGAAACCATGGGTTCGTCTCGATTCGAATCGGCCTTGTCCACTTGATGTTCTTTGGGCTCCTTATGATCTCTTACGCACACCCTTTGCTCTTGAATCCTAG
- the LOC111781113 gene encoding serine/threonine receptor-like kinase NFP: protein MLLAEFMLLLACFFSIHGGADSAAFPCPVDSPRSCRTYVSYFAKSPEFLDLVSISSLFGVSGLKIAKASNLGSETAPLFDGQLLLVPVDCHCSENGFFHNVTYKIKKDDTFFHVSTTTFENLCAWNMVQKMNPNLNPTKLQVGAEVVFPLLCKCPSEKNIKQGIQYLITYVWQPNDEVSRVSAIFNVSEEAINVTDFTVGKPIYVPVSKLPLFSLSWPRRKNIKHLVIIIVALGISFLLVSLLGVYIWLVHKKKTLPIWEISIFGISKLTKKKMTKQSRQLQVLPPVVSDYLGRPIFYEFEVITEATMNFNEGFKIGKSLYRAEINGEISVVKEAKQDSKEELMILQKVNHISLVKLVGFSSDYEDNFYLVYEFAENGSLDKWLHSPSPVSSGSVSFHLTWSQRLNIALDVANGLQYMHDHTQPSIVHRDIKTGCILLDSRFRAKISNLAKARPATGSLSTKVDIFAFGVVILELLSGRKEVKLCEEIREVLEQEQSREEKLRDWMDPKLQSFYPIEGALSLALMARACTQEEPLSRPTMAEIVFNLCVLAESPIEKAEKTWVSLLEADEIAGSHGVIRAR, encoded by the coding sequence ATGCTTCTTGCAGAGTTCATGCTTCTTCTTGCTTGCTTTTTCTCCATTCATGGCGGCGCCGACAGCGCAGCCTTTCCATGTCCTGTCGATTCTCCACGTTCTTGTAGAACTTACGTCTCGTACTTCGCAAAATCTCCAGAGTTTTTGGATCTCGTGAGCATATCGAGCTTGTTTGGAGTCAGTGGTTTGAAGATTGCCAAAGCAAGTAACTTGGGATCTGAGACAGCTCCATTGTTTGATGGGCAGCTTCTACTGGTGCCTGTGGACTGTCACTGCTCTGAAAATGGCTTCTTCCACAATGTTAcctacaaaatcaagaaagatgACACCTTTTTCCACGTCTCGACCACCACGTTTGAGAATCTCTGCGCTTGGAACATGGTGCAGAAAATGAACCCAAATCTAAATCCAACGAAATTGCAGGTGGGGGCAGAGGTGGTTTTTCCTCTGCTTTGTAAGTGCCCTTCtgagaaaaacataaaacaggGGATTCAATATCTTATTACTTATGTATGGCAACCCAACGATGAGGTTTCTCGTGTTAGTGCCATTTTTAATGTCTCAGAAGAAGCAATAAACGTGACGGATTTCACCGTTGGAAAGCCCATTTATGTCCCTGTTTCGAaacttcctctgttttctctgTCTTGGCCTCGGaggaaaaatatcaaacaccTTGTGATCATAATTGTGGCTTTGGGGATTAGTTTCCTGTTGGTATCTTTGTTGGGGGTTTATATTTGGTTAGtccataagaaaaaaacattaccCATCTGggaaatttccatttttggaATCTCTAAGCtcacaaaaaagaagatgacAAAACAGAGCAGGCAGCTGCAGGTTCTTCCTCCGGTGGTTTCCGACTACTTGGGAAGGCCGATTTTTTACGAATTTGAAGTGATAACAGAGGCGACAATGAACTTCAACGAGGGGTTTAAGATTGGGAAATCATTATACAGAGCCGAAATCAATGGAGAAATCTCAGTGGTAAAGGAAGCGAAACAGGATTCAAAGGAAGAGCTAATGATTCTGCAGAAGGTTAATCATATAAGTTTAGTGAAACTGGTGGGATTCTCTTCAGATTATGAGGATAATTTTTACTTAGTTTATGAATTTGCTGAAAATGGGTCGTTGGATAAATGGCTTCATTCGCCATCTCCAGTTTCTTCAGGCTCTGTGAGCTTCCATCTCACATGGAGCCAACGGCTGAACATAGCTTTGGATGTGGCTAACGGGTTGCAGTATATGCACGATCACACTCAGCCAAGCATAGTTCATAGAGATATCAAAACGGGTTGCATCCTTCTTGACTCGAGATTCAGAGCAAAGATTTCAAATCTAGCCAAGGCCAGGCCTGCCACTGGTTCTCTGTCCACAAAAGTTGATATTTTCGCTTTTGGGGTTGTGATTTTGGAGCTGCTTTCTGGGAGAAAAGAAGTGAAGTTATGTGAAGAGATAAGGGAGGTTTTAGAACAAGAACAGAGCAGAGAAGAGAAGTTAAGAGATTGGATGGACCCAAAATTACAGAGCTTTTACCCAATTGAAGGAGCTTTGAGCTTGGCTCTAATGGCGAGGGCTTGTACACAAGAAGAACCTTTGTCCAGGCCAACAATGGCGGAAATCGTCTTCAATCTCTGTGTTCTTGCTGAATCTCCCATTGAAAAGGCAGAAAAAACATGGGTTTCTCTTTTGGAGGCGGATGAAATCGCCGGTAGCCATGGCGTCATTAGAGCTCGTTGA
- the LOC111782260 gene encoding uncharacterized protein LOC111782260, whose product MASQVASTFNGNMKRALAGIKRINLEGLRWRVFDAKGQVLGRLASQISTVIQGKDKPTYAPNRDDGDMCIVLNAKDIYVSGRKPTDKIYYWHTGYVGHVKERSLKDQMAKDPTEVIRKAVLRMLPRNKLRDDRDRKLRIFAGDEHPFGDRPLEPYIMPPRNVREMRPRARRAMIRAQKKAEQQQNGDNHSKKNRKKEEKVEEVIA is encoded by the exons ATGGCAAGCCAAGTAGCTAGTACTTTCAATGGCAACATGAAG AGAGCACTTGCTGGAATAAAACGCATCAATTTGGAAGGTCTGAGGTGGAGAGTGTTTGACGCCAAAGGCCAG GTTCTTGGAAGATTGGCATCTCAAATATCTACCGTGATTCAAGGCAAGGATAAGCCAACATACGCACCAAATCGGGATGATGGGGATATGTGCATTGTGCTTAATGCTAAGGATATCTATGTCTCAGGAAGAAAGCCCACtgataaaatttattactGGCATACTGG GTATGTTGGCCATGTCAAGGAAAGAAGTTTGAAAGATCAGATGGCCAAAGACCCTACCGAAGTCATACGTAAAGCTGTATTGCGCATGCTGCCACGAAACAAACTGCGTGAT GATAGAGATCGAAAACTGAGAATTTTTGCTGGAGATGAACACCCATTTGGCGACCGACCACTCGAGCCATATATCATGCCACCTCGTAATGTAAGAGAGATGCGTCCACGTGCAAGACGAGCCATGATTCGAGCACAAAAAAAGgcagaacaacaacaaaatggCGACAATCATTCCAAGAAAAAtcgaaagaaggaagaaaaggtaGAAGAAGTGATTGCATAA